One stretch of Legionella birminghamensis DNA includes these proteins:
- a CDS encoding isovaleryl-CoA dehydrogenase encodes MHTGLQFQLGETIDLLRDSVYHFAQKEIAPLAAQIDEENKFPNHLWRKLGDMGLLGITVSEEYGGADMGYLAHVIAMEEISRASASVGLSFGAHSNLCVNQISLNGNSEQKEKYLPKLISGEFVGALAMSEANSGSDVMSMQLQAKRSGDRFILNGTKMWITNGPDADVLVVYAKTEKDAQSKSITAFIIEKGFPGFRTAQKLDKLGMRGSNTCELVFDNCEVPADNILGELNQGTKVLMRGLDYERTILSAGPVGIMQACLDVVLPYVHERKQFNKAIGEFQFIQGKLADMYTRLSASRAYVYGVAAACDRQQVNRKDAAGVILYTAETATQMALQAIQILGGNGYINEYPTGRLLRDAKLYEIGAGTSEVRRMLIGRELFKETE; translated from the coding sequence ATGCATACTGGTTTGCAGTTTCAGCTAGGCGAAACGATTGATTTATTGCGTGACAGCGTTTACCACTTCGCCCAGAAAGAAATCGCCCCTCTGGCAGCACAAATTGATGAAGAAAACAAATTTCCAAATCATTTGTGGCGTAAATTAGGGGACATGGGCCTCTTAGGTATCACAGTCAGCGAGGAATACGGCGGGGCGGATATGGGCTATCTCGCTCATGTAATCGCCATGGAAGAAATTTCACGGGCATCCGCATCGGTTGGCCTGAGTTTTGGCGCCCACTCCAATCTCTGCGTCAATCAAATATCGTTAAACGGCAACTCGGAACAAAAAGAAAAATACCTGCCTAAATTAATAAGCGGCGAATTTGTGGGTGCCTTAGCCATGAGCGAAGCCAATTCAGGTTCGGATGTTATGAGCATGCAATTACAGGCAAAACGTTCAGGCGACAGATTTATCCTTAACGGCACTAAAATGTGGATCACTAACGGTCCGGATGCCGATGTGCTGGTTGTGTATGCCAAAACCGAAAAAGACGCCCAAAGCAAAAGCATTACTGCATTCATTATTGAGAAAGGCTTCCCAGGATTCAGAACAGCTCAAAAACTGGATAAACTGGGAATGCGCGGCTCCAATACCTGTGAACTGGTTTTTGACAACTGCGAAGTACCTGCCGATAACATTCTGGGTGAATTGAATCAGGGTACAAAGGTTCTGATGCGCGGCCTTGATTATGAAAGAACTATTCTTTCCGCAGGCCCTGTGGGGATCATGCAAGCCTGTCTGGATGTAGTCCTGCCTTATGTCCATGAGCGTAAACAATTTAATAAGGCGATTGGCGAGTTTCAATTTATTCAGGGCAAACTGGCCGACATGTATACCCGGCTTTCGGCCTCCAGAGCCTATGTCTATGGTGTAGCCGCAGCCTGTGACAGACAACAGGTAAACCGTAAGGATGCTGCGGGCGTTATCTTATATACTGCAGAAACAGCCACACAAATGGCCTTGCAGGCGATTCAAATTTTAGGTGGAAATGGTTACATTAATGAATATCCAACCGGACGGCTGCTGCG